In Haloterrigena turkmenica DSM 5511, a single genomic region encodes these proteins:
- a CDS encoding DUF7344 domain-containing protein — protein MVGPQEADETANTVFEILSHQRRRYALECLREYENPLPLADLADEVAVREYDASLPEISAETVKRVYLSLYHTHVPKLAAAEYVRYSQDRDTVTLRVHSEQAEHLRAQLESSRPVTN, from the coding sequence ATGGTTGGGCCACAAGAAGCAGACGAAACTGCGAACACCGTCTTCGAGATCCTCTCACACCAGCGTCGTCGCTACGCCCTTGAGTGTCTTCGCGAGTACGAGAACCCGCTTCCGTTGGCCGATCTGGCCGACGAAGTCGCCGTCCGGGAGTACGACGCGTCGCTCCCAGAGATCTCCGCCGAAACGGTGAAGCGAGTCTACCTCTCCCTGTATCATACCCACGTTCCGAAACTGGCGGCCGCGGAGTACGTTCGGTACAGCCAGGATCGAGATACGGTGACGCTGAGAGTGCACAGCGAGCAGGCCGAGCACCTCCGAGCGCAACTCGAGAGCAGCCGACCCGTTACGAACTGA
- a CDS encoding methylmalonyl-CoA mutase family protein, which translates to MYDEEDLESIREATDEWERETLEPALDVHGERSERFATVSNHEVDRLYTPDDVADLDYLEDLGFPGEEPYTRGPYPTMYRGRTWTMRQFAGFGTAEETNERFHYLIDEGQTGLSTAFDMPSLMGLDSDDPMSEGEIGREGVAVDTLRDMEILFDGIDLAEISTSFTINPSAPVIYAMYVALADQRGVPREELRGTLQNDMFKEFIAQKEWVIPPEPSLDLVTDVVEFSTEETPKFHPISVSGYHIREAGSTAVQELAFTLADGFAYVEDAMERGLDVDAFAPRLSFFFNCHNSFFEEIAKYRAARRIYSRVMDDWYDAEADESKRLKFHTQTAGQSLTAQQPLNNVVRVTIQALAGVLGGTQSLHTNSFDEALALPSEKAVRVALRTQQIIAEESGAADIVDPMGGSFAVEALTDETEQRAMRYLEEIREMGDGSVRDGILKGIEDGYFLREIQDASYEYQERVERGEEVVVGVNKYTLEEDTSPDTLKIDETTAERQLARLEDVKADRDDAAVEEALENLREASERGENTMPYIVDAVKAYATMGEIMQVFEDQHGAYSEEIGLA; encoded by the coding sequence ATGTACGACGAGGAGGACCTCGAGTCGATCCGGGAGGCCACCGACGAGTGGGAACGGGAGACGCTCGAGCCAGCCCTCGACGTCCACGGCGAGCGCAGCGAGCGGTTCGCGACCGTCTCGAACCACGAGGTCGACCGGCTCTACACCCCCGATGACGTCGCCGACCTCGACTATCTCGAGGACCTCGGCTTTCCGGGCGAGGAGCCCTATACCCGCGGACCGTACCCGACGATGTACCGCGGTCGGACGTGGACGATGCGCCAGTTCGCTGGCTTCGGGACGGCAGAGGAGACCAACGAGCGCTTTCACTACCTAATCGACGAGGGCCAGACCGGCCTCTCGACGGCGTTCGACATGCCCTCCCTGATGGGGCTGGACTCGGACGACCCGATGAGCGAGGGCGAGATCGGCCGGGAGGGCGTCGCCGTCGACACGCTCCGCGATATGGAGATTCTCTTCGACGGGATCGATCTGGCCGAGATCTCGACCTCGTTTACGATCAACCCCTCCGCGCCGGTGATCTACGCGATGTACGTCGCGCTGGCCGACCAGCGGGGCGTTCCCCGAGAGGAACTGCGCGGGACCCTCCAGAACGACATGTTCAAGGAGTTCATCGCCCAGAAGGAGTGGGTGATCCCCCCGGAGCCGTCGCTCGATCTCGTGACGGACGTCGTCGAGTTCAGCACCGAGGAGACGCCGAAGTTCCACCCCATCTCGGTCTCGGGCTATCACATCCGGGAGGCCGGTTCGACCGCCGTCCAGGAGCTGGCCTTCACCCTCGCGGACGGCTTCGCCTACGTCGAGGACGCGATGGAGCGGGGACTCGACGTCGACGCGTTCGCGCCGCGGCTCTCCTTTTTCTTCAACTGCCACAACTCCTTCTTCGAGGAGATCGCGAAGTATCGGGCAGCTAGACGGATCTACTCGCGGGTGATGGACGACTGGTACGACGCCGAGGCAGACGAGTCCAAACGGCTCAAGTTCCACACCCAGACCGCCGGCCAGTCGCTGACGGCCCAGCAGCCGCTAAACAACGTCGTCCGAGTGACGATCCAGGCGCTTGCGGGGGTACTGGGCGGCACGCAGTCGCTGCACACCAACAGCTTCGACGAGGCGCTGGCGCTACCGAGCGAGAAGGCGGTCCGGGTCGCCCTGCGCACCCAGCAGATCATCGCCGAGGAGTCCGGCGCGGCGGACATCGTCGACCCGATGGGCGGCAGTTTCGCCGTCGAGGCGCTCACCGACGAGACCGAGCAACGCGCCATGCGCTACCTCGAGGAGATCCGCGAGATGGGCGACGGCTCCGTCCGGGACGGCATCCTGAAGGGCATCGAGGACGGCTACTTCCTGCGGGAGATTCAAGACGCCTCCTACGAGTACCAGGAGCGCGTCGAGCGCGGCGAGGAGGTCGTCGTCGGCGTCAACAAATACACGCTCGAGGAGGACACCAGCCCCGACACCCTTAAGATCGACGAGACGACGGCCGAACGGCAGCTCGCACGCCTCGAGGACGTCAAGGCCGACCGCGACGACGCGGCCGTCGAGGAGGCACTCGAGAATCTCCGCGAGGCGAGCGAGCGCGGTGAGAACACGATGCCGTACATCGTCGACGCGGTGAAAGCGTACGCGACGATGGGCGAGATCATGCAGGTCTTCGAGGACCAGCACGGCGCCTACAGCGAGGAGATCGGACTAGCCTGA